The following proteins come from a genomic window of Ignavibacteriota bacterium:
- a CDS encoding nitrate reductase subunit alpha — MNKTGIIPWIKDEEDPKLRSWEEFYRNRWQHDKVVRSTHGVNCTGSCTWMIHVKDGIVTWEMQGLDYPLLEKSLPPYEPRGCQRGISYSWYLYSPLRVKYPYIRGALVDLWRKARAEYEDPVDAWKSLVNNPEARQRWHRARGKGGFRRTSWNEVLEIMAAANIHTIKSHGPDRIAGFSPIPAMSMVSYAAGARLMQLMGGISLSFYDWYCDLPSASPETWGEQTDVNESADWYNAKLLAVMGANLNMTRTPDVHFAAEARHNGTKMYVFAPDFNQVAKYADHWISVNAGQDGAWWMAVNHVLLKEFHHEKQVPYFIDYTKKFTDAPFLVELKEDGASFEAGQLLRANRLQKYSAIENGEWKFLMWDETASQPKMPMGSVGDRWGTAKGKWNLILKDGQDGTDIAPKITFLNSGDGVVKVRFDNFAEGTSLVREVPVKKIQTADGKTITVATVYDLLMAQYGVSRGLKGDYPKDFDDENSPYTPAWSEKYTGIGRKDLLQFAREWGSTAQHTNGKCTIIIGAGINHWYHANLMYRAGIHALMFCGCVGVNGGGLAHYVGQEKLAPGEPWGAIAFAKDWYPASRQQNAPSWHYVNTDQWRYEKDFTDYHTVPQKQPKDSLAHGHTMDVQVKAVRNGWLPFYPQFNKNSIDLIKEAEAAGAKTNEEIIKYAVEQLKSKELKFSVEDPDAQENWPRVWYIWRGNALMSSAKGHEYFLKHYLGTHTNTISEDMAKDHVKEVVWHEVAPQGKMDLVVDLNFRMDTSALYSDIVLPAATWYEKADLNSTDMHSFIHPLSAAVPPCWESKSDWDIFKAIAKKFSELAKKHFPEPVKDLVATPLAHDSAAEIAQPSIKNWIDGEIEATPGKTMPGFAIMNRDYKNVFHQYISFGPMARQNGLGAHGTKYAIDDFYDQMLITHPTVEFDGKKYPSLKDDVHVCDTILLLATVTNGELAYRSYKNMEEKTGLPLVQLAEKNRGTRTSYKELQSKPTRLLNSPMWSGLAEDGRAYSPFTYNKEALVPWRTLTGRQHFYLDHPGYIMFGEHLPTYKPKPLPTQYADLRFSKEVGKTMMLNYLTPHGKWHIHSTYGDNQRMTTLSRGVEPFWMNDKDAEELGIFDNDWVEVHNDHGVVVTRAAVSARIPRGICIIYHSPERTYSVPKSPLRNNKRAGGHNSLTRTRLKPNLMIGGYGQFTFHFNYWGPIGCNRDTHVLVRKCPELIW; from the coding sequence ACGGAATCGTTACGTGGGAAATGCAGGGACTCGATTACCCGTTGCTCGAAAAAAGTTTGCCGCCGTACGAACCACGCGGCTGTCAACGAGGGATTTCATACTCGTGGTATTTGTACAGCCCGTTGCGAGTGAAGTATCCGTATATTCGCGGCGCATTGGTTGACCTCTGGAGAAAAGCACGTGCCGAATACGAAGACCCGGTAGATGCGTGGAAGTCGTTGGTCAATAATCCCGAAGCGCGGCAACGTTGGCATCGTGCACGGGGCAAAGGCGGATTCCGTCGCACAAGTTGGAATGAAGTGTTGGAAATTATGGCGGCAGCGAACATCCACACAATCAAGTCGCACGGACCCGACCGGATTGCCGGGTTCTCTCCGATTCCCGCGATGTCAATGGTTAGTTATGCCGCAGGCGCGCGCTTGATGCAATTGATGGGCGGAATCTCTCTTTCATTTTATGATTGGTACTGCGATTTGCCATCCGCTTCGCCCGAAACGTGGGGCGAACAGACTGACGTGAACGAGTCTGCCGATTGGTACAACGCGAAACTTCTTGCCGTTATGGGTGCGAACCTGAACATGACGAGAACGCCTGATGTACACTTCGCCGCAGAAGCGCGGCACAACGGAACAAAGATGTATGTCTTCGCTCCCGATTTCAATCAAGTAGCAAAGTACGCCGACCATTGGATTTCTGTCAACGCGGGACAGGACGGCGCATGGTGGATGGCTGTGAATCATGTTTTGTTGAAAGAATTCCATCACGAAAAGCAAGTTCCCTACTTCATTGATTACACAAAGAAATTCACAGACGCTCCGTTTCTTGTTGAACTGAAGGAAGACGGCGCATCATTCGAGGCGGGACAATTACTTCGCGCGAATCGTTTGCAAAAATATTCTGCTATCGAGAATGGCGAGTGGAAATTCCTCATGTGGGATGAAACAGCATCTCAGCCGAAAATGCCGATGGGAAGCGTTGGCGACAGATGGGGAACCGCAAAAGGAAAATGGAACCTCATTCTCAAGGACGGACAGGACGGAACAGACATCGCACCGAAAATTACATTCCTCAATTCGGGTGATGGTGTTGTGAAAGTTCGCTTCGATAATTTTGCGGAAGGAACATCACTTGTCCGTGAAGTGCCTGTGAAGAAAATTCAAACAGCAGACGGAAAGACTATTACTGTCGCAACAGTGTATGATTTGTTGATGGCACAGTACGGTGTTTCCCGCGGGCTCAAAGGTGACTACCCGAAAGATTTTGATGATGAAAATTCTCCGTACACGCCTGCATGGTCGGAGAAGTACACAGGCATCGGGCGGAAAGATTTGTTACAGTTTGCACGTGAGTGGGGTTCAACCGCGCAACACACGAACGGCAAATGCACGATAATCATTGGTGCAGGAATCAATCACTGGTATCATGCAAACCTGATGTACCGGGCGGGAATTCATGCGCTCATGTTCTGCGGTTGCGTTGGCGTGAACGGCGGCGGACTTGCTCACTATGTCGGTCAGGAAAAATTAGCGCCGGGCGAACCGTGGGGTGCGATTGCGTTCGCGAAAGATTGGTATCCGGCATCGCGTCAACAGAACGCTCCGAGTTGGCATTACGTCAACACCGACCAATGGCGCTACGAAAAAGACTTTACCGATTATCACACGGTTCCACAGAAGCAACCGAAAGATTCGCTCGCTCACGGGCACACGATGGATGTACAGGTGAAGGCAGTGCGAAACGGCTGGCTTCCGTTTTATCCTCAGTTCAATAAAAATTCAATTGATTTGATTAAAGAGGCAGAAGCGGCTGGCGCGAAAACGAACGAAGAAATTATTAAGTATGCAGTCGAACAACTCAAATCGAAGGAGTTAAAATTTTCGGTTGAAGACCCGGACGCGCAGGAGAACTGGCCCCGTGTTTGGTACATCTGGCGCGGGAACGCGCTGATGTCGAGCGCGAAGGGACATGAGTATTTCCTCAAACATTATCTCGGAACGCATACCAACACAATTTCTGAAGACATGGCAAAAGACCATGTGAAAGAAGTTGTCTGGCATGAAGTCGCCCCGCAGGGGAAAATGGATTTAGTGGTTGACCTCAACTTCCGCATGGATACGTCGGCATTGTATTCCGACATTGTGCTTCCGGCGGCGACGTGGTACGAGAAAGCAGATTTGAATTCAACCGACATGCACTCGTTCATTCATCCGCTTTCTGCCGCAGTTCCTCCGTGTTGGGAATCGAAAAGCGACTGGGATATTTTCAAAGCAATTGCCAAGAAGTTTTCTGAACTGGCGAAGAAACATTTCCCTGAACCGGTAAAAGATTTAGTCGCAACACCGCTCGCACATGATTCTGCCGCGGAGATTGCTCAGCCATCTATCAAGAATTGGATTGATGGAGAAATCGAAGCGACACCCGGAAAGACGATGCCCGGCTTTGCCATTATGAACAGAGATTACAAGAATGTGTTTCATCAATATATATCCTTCGGTCCGATGGCGCGCCAAAACGGACTTGGCGCGCACGGGACGAAGTATGCGATTGATGATTTCTACGACCAAATGCTTATCACGCATCCGACTGTCGAGTTTGACGGAAAAAAATATCCTTCATTGAAAGATGATGTTCATGTGTGTGACACGATTCTCCTTCTGGCAACGGTAACGAACGGTGAACTCGCGTATCGCTCATACAAAAATATGGAAGAGAAAACCGGGTTGCCGCTTGTTCAACTTGCAGAAAAGAATCGTGGTACAAGAACATCATACAAGGAATTACAAAGTAAGCCGACTCGATTGTTGAATAGTCCGATGTGGTCGGGCTTGGCGGAAGATGGTCGAGCATATTCGCCGTTCACCTACAATAAAGAAGCATTGGTTCCGTGGCGAACATTGACGGGACGTCAGCATTTTTACCTTGACCATCCCGGATATATTATGTTCGGTGAACATCTTCCGACGTACAAACCGAAACCGCTTCCTACACAGTACGCAGACTTGCGGTTCAGCAAAGAAGTCGGGAAGACGATGATGCTCAATTACCTAACGCCGCACGGCAAGTGGCACATCCACTCGACCTACGGCGACAACCAACGCATGACAACACTTTCCCGCGGAGTCGAACCGTTCTGGATGAACGACAAAGATGCGGAAGAACTCGGCATCTTCGATAACGATTGGGTAGAAGTGCATAACGACCACGGAGTTGTGGTTACTCGTGCGGCAGTCAGTGCGAGAATTCCACGCGGCATTTGCATCATCTATCACTCGCCGGAGCGAACGTACTCAGTCCCGAAATCGCCTCTGAGAAATAACAAGCGAGCAGGCGGACATAACTCGCTTACCCGGACACGTCTAAAACCAAACCTCATGATTGGCGGCTACGGACAGTTTACGTTCCACTTTAATTATTGGGGACCGATTGGATGTAACCGTGATACACATGTGTTGGTAAGAAAATGCCCGGAGTTGATATGGTAA
- the narH gene encoding nitrate reductase subunit beta, translated as MNVRSQVSMVFHLDKCIGCHTCSIACKNIWTDRRGAEYMWWNNVETKPGTGYPTQWENQEKYRGGWEKDGTRLRLKSTSKSRVITEIFHNPSQPSMDDYYEPWTYKYSDLFNAPEGSDQPTARPISMVTGEYMNVEAGPNWDDDLGGSPVYAENDPNLKGLTEEQRQQLFAIERLVFFYFPRICNHCLNPGCVAACPSGALYKRGEDGIVLIDQKRCRGWRSCIAACPYKKTFYNWSTGKSEKCILCFPRLETGQAPACFHSCVGRIRYLGVLLYDADRLEEVAKLPDDQLVEGQRSLILNPNDPAVIDAALRNGIHESVIEFAQKSPVYKFVKEWKIALPPHIEFRTLPMLFYVPPMSPVMASQNEDTVHSVSDNFFHDIEQSRVPLEFLANIFGAGHQAKVVYALKKQKAVRMYRRTVTVGDIDMKTAEKILHEAECSVEEAEGIYKLTSLCTFDDRFVIPPMHREEAIEMMKEPHEHRSETGFGFVQAPERGL; from the coding sequence ATGAACGTACGCTCTCAAGTATCAATGGTGTTTCACTTAGACAAGTGCATCGGCTGTCATACGTGCAGTATCGCATGTAAGAATATCTGGACGGACAGGCGCGGCGCAGAGTATATGTGGTGGAACAATGTCGAAACGAAACCGGGAACCGGTTATCCGACGCAATGGGAAAATCAGGAAAAGTACCGAGGCGGTTGGGAAAAGGACGGAACTCGGTTGCGATTGAAATCAACAAGCAAGTCGCGGGTGATTACGGAAATTTTCCACAACCCGTCTCAGCCGAGTATGGATGATTACTATGAGCCGTGGACATACAAGTATTCTGACTTGTTCAACGCGCCGGAAGGTTCTGACCAACCGACTGCTCGCCCGATTTCTATGGTGACCGGCGAGTACATGAATGTCGAAGCGGGACCGAATTGGGACGATGACCTCGGCGGTTCTCCTGTGTACGCAGAGAACGACCCGAACCTGAAAGGTCTGACTGAAGAACAACGTCAACAATTGTTTGCCATCGAACGACTTGTCTTTTTTTACTTTCCAAGAATTTGCAATCACTGTTTGAATCCCGGTTGCGTAGCGGCGTGTCCTTCGGGTGCGCTCTACAAACGGGGCGAGGATGGCATTGTATTGATTGACCAAAAACGATGTCGCGGCTGGCGTTCGTGCATCGCCGCATGTCCGTACAAGAAAACATTTTACAACTGGTCAACAGGAAAATCGGAGAAATGCATTCTCTGTTTCCCGCGACTCGAAACCGGTCAGGCACCTGCATGTTTCCATTCCTGTGTTGGTCGTATTCGTTACCTCGGAGTTCTTTTGTATGATGCTGACCGACTCGAAGAAGTTGCAAAACTTCCCGATGACCAATTGGTTGAGGGACAACGCTCGCTCATACTCAACCCGAACGACCCGGCAGTAATTGATGCCGCGTTGCGAAATGGAATTCATGAATCAGTAATTGAGTTCGCACAGAAATCTCCGGTCTATAAATTTGTAAAAGAGTGGAAGATTGCTCTTCCGCCGCACATCGAATTCCGCACGTTGCCGATGTTGTTCTATGTTCCTCCGATGTCGCCCGTGATGGCAAGTCAGAACGAGGACACCGTGCATAGTGTTTCGGATAATTTCTTCCACGATATCGAACAATCACGCGTGCCTCTTGAATTTCTTGCAAACATCTTTGGCGCGGGACATCAGGCAAAAGTTGTCTATGCTCTGAAGAAACAGAAAGCAGTTCGCATGTATCGCCGTACAGTAACCGTCGGTGATATTGATATGAAAACTGCTGAGAAAATTTTGCACGAAGCAGAATGTAGCGTTGAAGAAGCCGAAGGAATTTACAAACTCACTTCGCTTTGCACATTCGATGACAGGTTTGTCATTCCGCCGATGCACCGCGAAGAAGCAATCGAAATGATGAAAGAACCGCACGAACACAGAAGCGAAACCGGCTTCGGATTCGTGCAAGCGCCGGAGCGAGGACTCTAA